From one Enterobacter kobei genomic stretch:
- the atpI gene encoding F0F1 ATP synthase subunit I — translation MSLSLLSRNVARKLLFIQFLAVIASALLFCLKDPFWGVSALCGGLAVVLPNMLFMIFAWRHQAHTPAKGRMAWSFAFGEVFKVLATFTLLVVALAVLKAVFLPLIVTWVSVLVVQILAPAVINNKG, via the coding sequence ATGTCTTTGTCGCTCTTGAGTCGAAACGTTGCTCGTAAGCTTCTGTTCATTCAGTTCCTGGCAGTGATAGCGAGTGCATTGCTATTTTGCCTGAAAGACCCCTTCTGGGGCGTCTCCGCGTTGTGCGGTGGGCTGGCAGTAGTACTGCCAAATATGTTGTTTATGATTTTTGCCTGGCGTCATCAGGCGCATACACCTGCTAAAGGCCGCATGGCCTGGTCCTTCGCCTTCGGGGAAGTGTTCAAGGTGTTGGCGACCTTTACCCTACTGGTGGTGGCGCTGGCGGTTTTGAAGGCGGTCTTTTTACCGCTGATCGTCACGTGGGTTTCGGTGCTGGTTGTACAGATACTGGCACCCGCTGTAATTAACAACAAAGGGTAA
- the atpB gene encoding F0F1 ATP synthase subunit A — translation MSAGEISTPQEYIGHHLKNLQIDLRTFSLVDPHNPPATFWTLNIDSMFFSVLLGLLFLVMFRSVAKKATSGVPGKFQTAIELVIGFVNGSVKDMYHGKSKLIAPLALTIFVWVFLMNLMDLLPIDLLPYIGEHVFGLPALRVVPSADVNITLSMALGVFILILFYSIKMKGIGGFTKELTLQPFNHWAFIPVNLILEGVSLLSKPVSLGLRLFGNMYAGELIFILIAGLLPWWSQWILNVPWAIFHILIITLQAFIFMVLTIVYLSMASEEH, via the coding sequence ATGTCTGCAGGAGAAATCTCAACACCGCAGGAGTACATAGGCCACCATCTGAAAAACCTTCAGATTGACCTGCGTACCTTTTCGCTGGTGGATCCGCATAACCCCCCAGCCACTTTCTGGACGCTTAACATCGACTCCATGTTCTTCTCGGTGCTTCTGGGTCTGTTGTTCCTCGTGATGTTCCGTAGCGTTGCCAAAAAAGCAACCAGCGGCGTACCGGGAAAATTCCAGACGGCGATCGAGCTGGTTATTGGCTTCGTCAATGGCAGCGTGAAAGACATGTATCACGGCAAGAGCAAGCTGATTGCTCCGCTGGCCCTGACGATTTTCGTCTGGGTATTCCTCATGAACCTGATGGACTTACTGCCTATCGACCTGCTGCCGTACATCGGCGAGCATGTGTTTGGCCTGCCGGCTCTGCGTGTGGTTCCGTCTGCTGACGTGAACATCACCCTGTCGATGGCGCTGGGCGTATTTATCCTCATCCTGTTCTACAGCATCAAAATGAAAGGCATTGGCGGCTTCACGAAAGAGTTGACGCTGCAGCCGTTCAATCACTGGGCATTTATTCCTGTCAACTTAATCCTTGAAGGGGTAAGCCTGCTGTCTAAACCGGTATCACTCGGTCTGCGACTGTTCGGCAACATGTATGCCGGTGAGTTGATCTTCATTCTGATTGCAGGACTTCTGCCATGGTGGTCACAGTGGATCCTGAATGTGCCATGGGCCATTTTCCACATCCTGATCATTACGCTGCAAGCCTTCATTTTCATGGTTCTGACGATTGTCTATCTGTCGATGGCATCTGAAGAGCATTGA
- the atpE gene encoding F0F1 ATP synthase subunit C produces MENLNMDLLYMAAAVMMGLAAIGAAIGIGILGGKFLEGAARQPDLIPLLRTQFFIVMGLVDAIPMIAVGLGLYVMFAVA; encoded by the coding sequence ATGGAAAACCTGAATATGGATCTGCTGTACATGGCTGCCGCTGTGATGATGGGTCTGGCGGCAATCGGTGCTGCGATCGGTATCGGCATCCTCGGGGGCAAATTCCTGGAAGGCGCAGCGCGTCAACCGGATCTGATCCCTCTGCTGCGTACTCAGTTCTTTATCGTTATGGGTCTGGTGGATGCAATCCCGATGATCGCTGTAGGTCTGGGTCTGTACGTGATGTTTGCTGTCGCGTAG